The genomic segment CACCCGTATGCAGAGGCTAAGCTTCAGTGGGCAACACATTTACACTGAGATTGCTGATCTATATTTACATAGAAAATGGCAACAGCATCTGACATGTGGGATTTCAGTTGATCCTATAGGCAGAACTTACTTTTTGGGATACAGCTCCCAAATCAGTAAATGCTCCAAGCTCATCTTTCAGGACTTTTATTTTAGTTTCTTATGTGTAGTTTATACTCTGAATATTCTTTCTAATTCTgttcccagagacatctggttaCTGAACTAACTGAAACAGGCCATTACTCTGTGTATGATCTTTGGTCTGATTTGTCAAAAGTTGAACATTTTTGTCCTTACTTTGAAGGCTGtgattagggatgggactttcagaAAAAATGAGCTCCCAGTCCCCTAATTCTGTAGGACTAAGCCCCCAGGCAAATTATGTGAGCGGGAGCCTTCAAACAGCAAATGTTAGAGCAGCCTTCTTACATCCATGTTGTTCCCATGTTTCTTCTTCACACCCTCTAcaacagtgggatttttttttaatttcttgcactacaaattccagaattctctactctgggagttctacctcACTGCCTGCCAGTAAAACTTAGAAAATTATGGGATATATTGTCCAAGAAATCTCAAAAGTCCATCCTTAATTATACAGGCACACCAGTCCATGTAAAATCAGCATGAATTATATGTGATATGAAATATGAATTCTATTTCACTCCCATGAAAAACAATATGATAAATgatatgaatttaatttttttatcaatcaacatatattttgaaaagtgggttaacaaaaaaaatcaatgactttGATACGTTTTGTGGGTGTTTTTAATGATATAATGTGGTGTGGATTTTGATTTGAAATGGCTTAGCAATAAAAGTGTACTAAACTAACAGATCTCTATGTTTTGAACAAAATGAATAAGTACCAGAAAAAGACTGGACAACTATTAGCCAGTTTCCAACTTTCCAATTTCAGGCAAGGTGCTAAAGTATGTGACAGCCTCTCAGCTCCATGGAttacctagatccatttcaatctggcttcaggcctagtTACAGAACAGAGATGGCtgtcttggtggatgacctatatTGGGAATTGGATCGAACAGTGTGTCTCTCTTggttctgctgggcctctcaacAGTGTTCAATACCaacgaccatggtatccttctggagtGCCTTTCTGGGATGGGTTTTGGAGGTACTGTCTTACAGTGGTTCCAATCCTTTGTGTTCACCAAGCCCAAAAAATGCATTGAGGGAATCTTGTTTGACAACCTCACCATTGATTTGTGAGGGTTCACAGGGTTCAATTCTGTCccccatgttattcaacatctacatgaaacctctgggagagaTTTAGAGAGTTTGGGCTTAGTACCATCAGGAtcctgatgacacacaactttaTCTCTGCTTCCAACTTGTCTCTAAGGTAGCTGTTCTGTGCTTAGACTAGTGCctgttgtcagtaatggactggatgatggctaacaaactgaaacttaatctagacaagatAGAGATGCACATGGTCAGTCACAACGCAAATCAGGGGAAGGGATTAATCCTGTactagatgggattacactccccctgaaagccAGGTTCACATCTTGGTTGTGCTCCTGGACTCAACTCTGTGCCCATTCCTCAATATggctgatctggccatggtgacacatggcTTTATTACATTCTGTTTTTATTACTGCAACATGCTCTATgctgggctgcctttgaagagtgttcagaaacttcagctggttcaaaatgctgtagCCAGACTGTTGACCTACACTGGTTATAGGGAGCATGTAattcccttattacaacagcttcactggctgccagtctgtttctaggcccaattcaaagtcctgattattacctataaagccttgTACAGCTTGGGTCCCCATAATTTGAAGGATTGTATTAcctcatatgagccttctcacCTTTTAAGATATGCTGCAGAAGTCCTTCTCTCTATTCCACCACCTTTCCAAGCTTCATTGCAAGCTTCTTTGGTGAGGCCATGAGAGAAAGTACCTTTTCAGTAGCTACTTCCAGACTTTAGTATACACTCTACAGAGATGCCAGGTTGCTCCCTCTCTATTGCCCTTCCATTGTCAAGCAAATACCttttttttcaggcaagcttttaataaTAAGTGTCTTGGGGATGCTTTGTGTATTGATTTActaggtttattttttaatgtttaaaaatattttgaatcttcaccaatgtttaattgtttattttaaatgtatagtTTTAATGGTATTTTAGCTTGTTATTactgtatgattttaattgttgtgagccaccttgggtcccctatggggagaaaggcagcatataaacacagcacaacaaaacagaagaaaacaacagtgaaggtaaaaaaaaaaagcaggagaatTGCCTTGAGTGTATCATAGATAACAGCATGAAATGGGATTCTAAAGTAATATAATATATTGCAATAATAGGTTATCAAACCTATGCTGAattactttatattttcttttgacAACAAAATATATGTTTTCAAGATAGAAAATGAAATGTTGGCTTCCCTGATAAATCCTGAGAGAAAGAACCCACACAATAGTGTTCTGCTGCTGCCAAATATTGTCCCAGCCTCTGCAGTTTAAGACCTAAAGCACAGTCAGAAACTCAATATTGCTgaaggggaaaaggggaaaaaagaaaacaaaagaaacccaGGGGATGGTGACACTCGGAAAAAGCATCCAGAAAGGTTTAGCAACCCAATGATATCTGAGCAGGGGCAGTCAGTAGTAAAAAGTTAGAGATGTCCAGCGACTGTATTTTCCCAGGTTTGTAACATGTCTTGTCATCTGGGTGCTGGCCACTGTTTTATGTAAGTATAATTGATTGGCCCCACCCCACTTTATACTACTTCTACTCCATAGTGCTAAGTTCCAAGAGTGCATTTCCAGCACACTTGATTTACTGTTGCAGCAGAAAGGAAAGggtgagaaagaaagggaggtagGCAGTAAGATCCCTTTCCAGCTTTAGCAGAGGACTGGCAAGGCAAGCTGATTGATGGAGGAAGAACTGGAGAGTTGAGGACTTACAGGATGAAAGGTGCATTTTTGGAGGTCTGAGGGCTAGAAGTTCAAagtaggagaagagagggaggaactGAGCTCCTCTCTAGTTCTTTTAATAAGCTGCAATCTTTTGATTTCACATTTCAGATAAATATATGCAAAGTGCATGATGACTtttgcaaagttaaaaaaaatactgaaaataattCTGAAAAGTAAGAGTTCCATTTAGCTACCTAATCACATGTAGCTGATATTTTGAGACACCTGGCCCTTGATTTCTCCAGGATCACAGTGAGATTTTttagaaatgtttgtttttcttatccACTGTATGACTTTCAATCTGAAACCTGAAAACATGACTTAcattaaagcactggttcttaaccttgggttactcaggagttttggactgcaactcccagaagcctttaccaccagctgtcctgactagggtttctgggagttgcagttcaaaagcatccgagtaacaaaggttaagaaccactgcataaagcagtggttcttaacctttgttactcggatgtttttgaactgtaattcccagaaaccccagccagcacagttggtggtgaaggcttctgggagttgcagtccaaaactcctgagtaacccaaggttaagaaccagtgcattaaagCATGTGCTACATAATCTATGGTAGAGAGGTGAGTTCCCAATTCAGCTAGCAAAATCATTTATGGAAAAAGAGAAATAGCTTATTTTAAATACCATTATTGCCTTTCTATGCCTGCCTTAGCCTAGCAGAAAAGTAGAAGCATGGCAGATAAAATTGTACCTTACAAATTTCACTCCATTCGCCTGGCCCATTCTCATTGACAGCTCGAACTTTAAAGAGATATTCTGTATTAGGTGTCAGGTTATGTACTTCCAGATTCTGTTGTACAATCCCAGTAAGTACACCTATCAATTGTGGCTGGACTAAATTCTCAACTGCGTCTTCTTCAACTACTTCATAATAAGCAACTTCAAAGCTCTCTACTTCTTCTGTAGGACAAGTCCAGTAAATCTAAGAAATAAAGATATATCAATGCAGCACTAAAGTTAACATAAAAATAACTGGttgctaattttaaaaatctcaacaataaatattttcagattctttttttcaaaaagcagttTCTCTGTAGGGGGAGGACATGTATCATGAAGCAGATATTTTGGAGCTCTGAGAACATTCTCAGATTTTGACTCTATGAAGTTCACAAGCAAGTTATTTCAGGTTTTGTAGCTCCATTATCATGTCTATCAATCATATAACTGACCTTTCATCATTCAGTTGCTCTTGGCTGGAACCGTGTTGAGTAGCAAAGAAAGATGGTCTTGTGGGGATTTACGGATAGGAAAGACTGGACACATTGCACCATAATGCCGAGAAGGCATTAGCTGCCCCTTAACAATATAGTAATGATGACGAACATAATTCATCATTAGTAATGGTGCTGTGGACACTAACCAGGAAGGACCTATTCAGTGGTCATATTCTTGCTAAATTCCTATGTAAGATGGTTAAGAAATTAGAATAAAATTGAAATTTCAATAAGCAAAAATTGGGCAATGAAATGGcacttttttccttccctccttcctttttctgaAGACCCTTGGAAGTATTCGCAGCAACACCTCTTCTCTCTCTGGGTGTGTACCTCAAAATTCAAATTCTTTCCACACTCTCAGAATCCCTGAGCCCTTTTTTTCCACCTGTGGTGAATTGGGGTGGCATTTTGCATGGTTTTTAGTGAGACAATCACCTCCAGGATTTATTCCCTCAATCTTGGGGAATCCTCAGGGAAGAAATTAGCATTTCATAAGAATTCTTCAAAACTTCTCTGCACTGTTCTTAATAAACATAAGCTCACTGCCATGCTAGATGATATCTACCAGAaagtttttgtttacatttttgggATGCTGAGGAAAGCATCTCATCAATACCTCTTAAACCAGAAAATTGCTGTAGGGGGAGGGCAGATTCTGTGATTGTGGAACTCTGTGTTTACTGCTGGAGTTCTCCTGGTGAAAGCCAGCTGTGGCCATCTTTCCAACAACTCCTTAGAGGCAATCATTAGGATGACACTATCTCACACCTTTGAGTTTTTCTGTACAAATGTGGGGATGCGGGAGTTGAGGGCCAATCCAATCACTAAGCAGGACAAAGTGACTGCCTCAAGCAGAAGCTTGGGGTTTCATGAATATGAAGAAAAATAGTAATTATATAAtctgttattattgtatttttaatggccTGGAATGAGAGTTGGTGCTTGAGATTTTCTGCTTTGTGTGCCAAAAATAAATTGGCTGGGTTGACCATGCTACACATCTTGGTTTAAATGCTTAGATTGTGAACCACTCGCATGGTCATAAGCATTTCTAACCACTGAAGCTGTCTTGAGTCATGAATCAGAACTGAGAAGTAACCAAAAGTGTGTACATGTTCTGTTAGATGTTACCCCATCCAGAACAAGTGTTCCTTGGTGATAGAATTGACCATTATGTAGCcttttgcatattttaatataatattccAAATATTATAACCTTCCAATGTTAATTGCACTATACCAGACTAATTATGCCTGCATGAATCAATACAACTCATTTTTTCTTTTACACTGGATTGAGACTTTCTATGAACAGAGGTCCACTTAAGCAATGCTCTAGCCAGTGGAAGTGAGAAAATATGTTTGCAACTGCCCCCCTGCACTTGTACCATCTGAAAAAGCTTCTCTAGAGactggaaggagggggagaaccaTTCAGAACAGTACAGGATATGAGGCAGGGGAAAGTAGAGTAAGTAAAAATTACTTTCCAATGGGAGCTTCTGCTAAATCAGAATCCCTTCCACACATGGCAGAAACCCTTCCATCTATGGAAGAGCATGTCTGGGTCTAGCCCTTATCTACACGGTTATTTCATTCATATCTTGCTGATTGCTGTGACAAGAAGCTGTGGAGAACAATGTCCAAAGACTGAAGCAAAACAACCTCCTAGACAAAAAATTTCGAATTCATAAATTGTTTTACAAATATTCTTACCTTAGCAACAGTTGGATAGACAAGTGTTtggtaaacaacaacaaggccaggAACAGAAGAAGATGGTTCTCCAAGTACTTCTGGATTGTAATAGAGACCATGACTTTGATTACTCAGTTCATTTCTCGCAGTACCCGAGGATGCATGCCAAACTGCATACAtgccattatttttcattttagatGGCGGTGATGATTTTGGTCTAAGAGACAGTTCATTGTTCATCATAGCTGGATCATCGAATGAAGTAAAAGATGATAAAGACTGACTTCGATTCAACCCTAATGGGTTAGGAATATGTGCACTGGAAATGTTCCTTGGAATCATCACGTCAGAACTACAAGGGTAAGGACATTTGGTTATTTTGTCATAGCGCAGCTTATTTACAAGTGATGGGAAAATGCTTTGCAAGTTTTCTGCAAGTTCTTCAAAGTTCACTTTAAGATATTTAATAGGGTCTTCCCTGAGATGTGGGCTTGGTTGGTAAATGTTTGCAATGGAATCTTCAATTTCATTTACCAAACAATTTGCAGACTGCAGAAATGCAATGTGGCTGCTTTCCTTTAAAGCTTCCTTAGAATATTGCATGAGACTGTCCATCTGGTCAATTCTCCTTGTTGTATATGCTGCATATTCATGAAGTGCCTTCTGTTTTTGAAGCTCAAGGTTTTCTACTGCCTCCAtcaactctttctctctttcttgaagTATGATCCGTAACTTGATGAAGCCATTCCTgatctctttcctttttgtttctttatagGACTTAAAATTGTTTCTTAGTACAAGGACTTCCATTAGATCATTATCAATTATATATCGTActgcaaatacaaaataaaaataccatGTAATAGTTGCACTACTGTTCATTTGAAACATGATCTACTCATTTATAAACTAATACAGAGGGGTAAACATGAGCTGATCACATTTAGAGTACTAGAGAGTTTGCAATCCAAGGTAACTCATGAAGGTGTGACTTTGCTAGAATTCACAGAAATTTACAAACTGCTGCTGGCATCATGTTATTAATCAGAAACTGAATTTGCAGCTACTCCTCTGTGAGGAGCTCCTAGGAAATAGGGAAAAATTGGATATGATGTTGACAATCTGAACTCtcagagtattttaaaaagaggaatagATCAAATTACCCCATGCTTATTTCTCCTGTGTGAATACCCTGATGATGACCTGAACTTTCTCAAAAGAATTCCCTGAAAAATACTTGAGTTCTTTTTCATCTCTGTTCACTTGCTTAGGAAAAGCGTTTtaccttgcaattttttttttttaaaaagatcttcacTATATTTGGATTGCATCTACCCCTCCACCATCCAGATGCTCACAGAATGGGCAAGAGTGAGACAATACTGTACTGAGTTGTTGTGACTGGTCCATAATGGTGGTCAGACTGCCAAAACAACTGCTGCTTCAACCAATTGTAGAATCAGGCAGGGCGAAGTAGTGGGGGACAGTTATTCTGCTGCCACTGCAACAGGTGAGCTCTGCCCTGAAGAACTTGGGAGAAAATTTCTTCTCCCTCCCAAACCAACAAACAGAAAAATTTGGTAAAATAGATCCCCAGTTTGTCTGCTGACCAACAGACTGGAATTTCAAGTGACCAGAGTTTCTATTTACTTTGCAAGGGAATACATGCATACTTCAATGTCCACCCCTGGTAGCATGAGAGAATTTTAAGAAACATTTAGCTCTCACTTAGCAACATTGCTCTACTATTGCTCTACTAAGGAACATGGTGGCACtacgggctaaaccacagaagcctgtgctgcagggtcagaagaccagcagtcataagactgaattcatgagatggagtgagctcccattgctttgtcccagctcactcgccagcctagcagttcaaaagcatgcagatgcgagtagataaataggtaccaccttggtgggaaggcaaacagcgttccatgtatagccgtgctggccacgtgaaaacggaactgtctttggacaaacgctggctctacagcttggaaatggggatgagcaccgccccctagagttgggcacaactgactaaatgtcaagaggaacctttacctttacctttagcaacATTGCTCTACTATTCCTTCATGGCGTTTACACGCTGGTCAGGGGAGGGAGTCTTTTGGTACTTTAAGTTGCCCAAAATTTTAAATGCTACTGTACCAAAGCATATTGCCAGTACTGGCCAGAATACTGTTAGTGTGTTAAACTGAACTAAGTGCAATGACATTACAAATTGCCACTTGCCACCCTAATCATACACTAACTCCCATGATTCAGGCATATGATGATGGATTcaagcttccttttcaaatagCACAAGTTTACTGCTGCAGTTTACATAGTAGCACTTAAATCAGAATAAATAACCAAAGGATTCTGGTTACTTTTTCACCTTCCAAGCCAGCCTCATAGTAATCTTCATTTATCAGTTGTATTCTGCTGTTCAAGAAACCCAAATCAGTTTTCATGGGCATATAGCTAACCCACTTTAAGTTCATCACAGTCTGGTAAAGTAAGCTGAGAAATAGGTTTCCCCGACCTCAGAGTGAGCTTTTTATCTTTACGGGTGTTTGAAACTCATTGTCACTGCACTACACTGCTAGATCTCTCCTCCAATTATGTGATCAGAATCTACCAAGTTGTTGCTATATTTACTCAGAGACTAGAGTAGAAAGTGCTCATGCGTTTAGTATTGTACTTTCAAAGTATCTAATAATGAatcaagggaaaagaaaaaaattaaatacaaacaggAACCTTTTTTAAACTTTGCTATAGCAGAGAATaatgcagcagccattttcgaaCATGCCATTGGCAAAGTAACGGTGTTATGATCACTGTGCTGTGAATCACAGCAATATTCACAAACCAGTTCATGGTCATCAAGGCAGTATTTGGAAAGCAATGAATCACCATGGATCACACAGTTTGTTTCTTCCCAGACTTCATCACCGATTTTGGCATATACGTGGTTTTGAAAAGTGACATCCTGATGGAGATTCCTCAAGCAAATGTTACAGTAATTCAGTTGACATGTTACACATCTCTTGGTGGCCCTGCGCTGCTCATCACAAACTTGGCAATAGACTGGTAAATGGCTTCTGTCAAACCGCCACCGTAGGAAACCATGTTGGCGCATATACTTCCTAGCCAATCTGGCTCTTAGGTAATTAACCCTGAGCTGTATTTTCCGAGCAAATGGGAGGCAATGTGCTTTGCTGCAAGTTGGACATGTGATGATAAAGAAATTCTCCGTGATCTCCGCCTCAGCTTGACTTCTCAGTATGCACCTATCACAAATACAGTGATTACATGGCAGCATAAATGGGCGAGTAAACAACCTCTGACACAGAGGGCAAACGAGCTGGTCAACAAAAGCGTGTGGTGAGACATCCCTGTCCAGTGAAACGACAGTTGTGTCACTTCCAATTCTGCGTCTAGgtataaggaaaaaaattaaaaatatttatcagtGATAGATAGTGATTCCAACAATGCTTGCAGTTTCATTATTGCCGCACGAGAGTGCAGCAATAAATGTTGTGCATTAGAATAAATCAGCGTTTCATAAGGCAACTCAAAACATGGGAgtaccccaaacaaaaaattataactttgaaacaatCTGGTCTTGTCCAGTGTCAAATTTAGAAATGTTTGGGCaaatggttttcaagttatgGTTTTATAAAAGTAAAAtggttttaaacacacacatcagGCAGACACTGGCAACgttttctgtctgcagatttaaaacagctcaaatacattttttaaaccaaaactgattatcttgaaagagaatagcTAGTCCCAGCCCCCATTttatttatgattattatttagaATGGCAGGGGAGTTTAAACTAAATCCGAGAAAAGcaattttaaaggagaaaatctCTGACTTTCTGACTCTGTTATCAACACTAAAATTCTAAGCATAAACAATGATGCAAGTTAGAAAAGTgagatctgaacttttgacccagccagtcaggaccaaattaaatgactttca from the Pogona vitticeps strain Pit_001003342236 chromosome 3, PviZW2.1, whole genome shotgun sequence genome contains:
- the TRIM42 gene encoding tripartite motif-containing protein 42; translated protein: MSTLSCACCLTCPCCPGCKCCYLCIKLRQFLNNITSGRCCSCWRFLFSDERNCDCCYCPHTEDAKCQCCHCSCSETPNCRWCCCSCASNRNCKCLCCTDENTDCQCYESRCCTYLNYLPYTYRYRGRRRRIGSDTTVVSLDRDVSPHAFVDQLVCPLCQRLFTRPFMLPCNHCICDRCILRSQAEAEITENFFIITCPTCSKAHCLPFARKIQLRVNYLRARLARKYMRQHGFLRWRFDRSHLPVYCQVCDEQRRATKRCVTCQLNYCNICLRNLHQDVTFQNHVYAKIGDEVWEETNCVIHGDSLLSKYCLDDHELVCEYCCDSQHSDHNTVTLPMACSKMAAALFSAIAKFKKVRYIIDNDLMEVLVLRNNFKSYKETKRKEIRNGFIKLRIILQEREKELMEAVENLELQKQKALHEYAAYTTRRIDQMDSLMQYSKEALKESSHIAFLQSANCLVNEIEDSIANIYQPSPHLREDPIKYLKVNFEELAENLQSIFPSLVNKLRYDKITKCPYPCSSDVMIPRNISSAHIPNPLGLNRSQSLSSFTSFDDPAMMNNELSLRPKSSPPSKMKNNGMYAVWHASSGTARNELSNQSHGLYYNPEVLGEPSSSVPGLVVVYQTLVYPTVAKIYWTCPTEEVESFEVAYYEVVEEDAVENLVQPQLIGVLTGIVQQNLEVHNLTPNTEYLFKVRAVNENGPGEWSEICKVVTPDVRAKVKGRWGLLRHVQAAFQKPSIN